One Eubacteriales bacterium mix99 genomic window carries:
- a CDS encoding extracellular solute-binding protein, with amino-acid sequence MKKIIAICLLLSVFMVSCRKENVDQCKVLSIHQQNTLSVMSWRQEDAPAMKNLIDDFERSHPGIKMEMECVSLPQYAQTIQVRLSSGTGVSDVIFLKPDLDFFLSLTNRKALLDLSECDFLDQYPKELSSVYAVNEKQYGIPYTANVITTICNKEVLNRFDLQMPRCWEETEKIFNFLKKSGVVPIVCGGEQTDDMDKSYLPIFLANAEQYRYQSARIFFYYVHTQQTGDILSNDMVQSFLECMKSLADSGYYPAENLNLSKTQATELFANGKAAFLLGDTASVSTIYSYNPDCEFEFSQLPMEFGSLTGYKSIGTVLGIGSDTPAREECKEFISYLSQPEVATAYGDAINQLVLVNGVTPQNEMCLKIKDLFDQKLSFDPAACVSNYESWYRKPFNDLVARVISGQPVKLALEYGKKAYAELIAVTKYIILP; translated from the coding sequence ATGAAAAAGATAATTGCTATATGTCTATTACTTTCAGTATTCATGGTTTCCTGTAGGAAGGAAAATGTAGATCAGTGCAAGGTCCTTTCCATACATCAACAAAACACTCTTTCCGTAATGTCGTGGCGTCAGGAAGATGCGCCGGCTATGAAAAATTTAATAGATGACTTCGAGAGATCTCATCCGGGCATTAAAATGGAAATGGAATGTGTTTCCTTACCTCAATATGCGCAAACGATACAGGTGCGTTTAAGCAGTGGAACCGGGGTATCCGATGTTATTTTTCTAAAACCAGATTTGGACTTTTTTCTTTCCCTTACAAACAGGAAGGCTCTTCTCGATTTGTCAGAATGCGACTTTTTGGATCAGTACCCGAAGGAATTATCCTCTGTTTATGCGGTAAATGAAAAGCAATATGGCATTCCGTATACTGCAAATGTTATAACAACCATCTGTAATAAGGAAGTTTTGAACAGATTTGATTTGCAAATGCCAAGATGTTGGGAGGAAACAGAGAAGATATTTAACTTCCTAAAAAAGTCAGGTGTCGTCCCCATTGTTTGCGGTGGAGAACAGACAGATGATATGGATAAAAGTTATTTGCCCATTTTTTTGGCGAATGCAGAACAATATCGCTATCAATCTGCAAGAATTTTCTTTTATTATGTCCATACGCAGCAAACCGGTGATATTCTTAGTAATGATATGGTACAGAGTTTCTTAGAGTGTATGAAATCGTTGGCGGATTCCGGTTATTACCCAGCTGAAAATTTGAATTTATCCAAAACACAAGCAACAGAATTATTTGCAAATGGTAAGGCGGCTTTTTTACTTGGGGATACAGCCTCTGTTTCCACGATATATTCTTATAATCCGGACTGTGAGTTTGAGTTTTCTCAACTGCCAATGGAATTTGGTTCTTTAACCGGATATAAGTCAATCGGAACTGTGTTGGGGATTGGGTCAGATACGCCTGCAAGGGAGGAGTGCAAAGAATTTATTTCGTATTTAAGTCAGCCTGAAGTGGCAACCGCATACGGCGATGCCATTAATCAATTGGTTCTTGTAAATGGAGTGACCCCACAAAACGAGATGTGTTTAAAAATTAAGGATTTGTTTGATCAGAAGTTATCGTTTGATCCTGCAGCCTGTGTATCAAATTATGAGAGTTGGTATCGGAAACCATTTAATGATTTGGTGGCAAGGGTAATTTCAGGACAGCCGGTGAAACTTGCATTGGAATATGGGAAAAAGGCATATGCCGAACTGATAGCAGTTACCAAATATATTATTTTACCATAG
- a CDS encoding helix-turn-helix transcriptional regulator — translation MAISYKKLWKLLIDRDMKKKDLQQIAGISSASVTKLGKKENVNTEIIEKICKAFQCDVSDIMEMTEDNQKN, via the coding sequence ATGGCCATAAGCTATAAAAAATTATGGAAGCTTTTAATAGATCGCGATATGAAAAAGAAAGATTTGCAGCAGATCGCAGGTATCAGTTCTGCTTCAGTTACGAAGCTGGGGAAAAAGGAGAATGTTAATACAGAAATAATTGAAAAGATATGTAAGGCATTCCAATGCGATGTGAGTGACATTATGGAAATGACGGAAGACAATCAAAAGAATTGA
- a CDS encoding site-specific DNA-methyltransferase: MSNNVLIVKDEPKISKSLKTDNIIFKMDVEKVLDALPEEPIFDLVVTSPPYDIGKSYEKKMPLDEYVNWQKRIIKKIYLRLKDTGSICWEVGNYINKDGSIIPLDIALDPIFRELDMFLRNRIIWHFGHGLHSKTRFSGRYEVIMWYTKSEDYVFNLDPVRIPAKYPGKRHFKGPHKGELSGNPLGKNPEDVWDDIPNVKSNHIEKTIHPCQFPVGLIERLVLSMTNVGGLVFDPFAGVASSGVAAIIHNRNFWGCEIVNDYVEIGRDRLQQSINGTIKYRENKPIYDHEKSNLSKVPEEWKRKKAIDHGNCNPQSLRRNIDCSSRICK, encoded by the coding sequence ATGAGCAATAATGTCTTAATTGTAAAAGACGAACCTAAGATATCTAAATCATTAAAGACCGACAATATTATCTTTAAAATGGATGTTGAAAAGGTACTTGATGCATTACCTGAAGAGCCGATCTTTGATCTTGTTGTAACTTCACCGCCATATGATATTGGGAAATCATATGAGAAGAAAATGCCGCTTGATGAATATGTAAATTGGCAAAAAAGGATTATCAAAAAGATATACCTCCGTCTGAAAGATACAGGAAGTATTTGCTGGGAAGTGGGCAATTATATTAATAAGGACGGTTCAATAATCCCTTTAGATATTGCTTTGGATCCAATCTTCCGAGAATTAGACATGTTTCTTCGAAATAGGATTATCTGGCATTTCGGTCATGGTCTACATAGCAAGACCCGTTTCAGCGGCCGATATGAAGTAATAATGTGGTATACAAAATCGGAAGATTATGTGTTTAACCTTGATCCAGTCCGCATTCCAGCTAAATATCCAGGAAAACGTCATTTTAAAGGGCCCCACAAGGGGGAACTTTCGGGGAATCCTCTCGGAAAGAATCCAGAAGACGTGTGGGATGATATACCAAACGTAAAGAGTAATCATATAGAAAAAACCATCCATCCATGTCAATTTCCTGTCGGACTTATTGAGAGGCTTGTGCTTTCAATGACAAATGTGGGGGGCCTAGTCTTTGATCCGTTTGCAGGTGTCGCATCGTCAGGTGTTGCTGCGATAATACACAATCGAAACTTCTGGGGATGTGAAATAGTAAATGATTATGTTGAAATTGGAAGAGATCGCTTACAGCAGTCCATAAATGGGACTATTAAATACAGAGAAAATAAACCTATTTACGATCATGAAAAGAGTAATCTCTCAAAGGTTCCAGAGGAGTGGAAGAGAAAGAAGGCGATTGATCATGGTAACTGCAACCCACAGTCACTGCGACGGAATATCGATTGTTCCAGTAGAATATGTAAGTGA
- a CDS encoding BglII/BstYI family type II restriction endonuclease, whose translation MVTATHSHCDGISIVPVEYVSELCTVIEGYKKKLGFYKISDFKKYLIPSIKRHGWSDEYYLDRTSKITITSVKDKTGLCIQTGNMARVYADLLKLQALFSRRTIDSGILILATVKCGRQFGGNVASYERVLRELDIFDKVVTMPLVVIGFNNEI comes from the coding sequence ATGGTAACTGCAACCCACAGTCACTGCGACGGAATATCGATTGTTCCAGTAGAATATGTAAGTGAACTCTGCACTGTTATCGAAGGCTACAAGAAGAAGCTCGGCTTTTATAAGATTTCTGATTTTAAGAAATATCTGATACCTTCAATAAAAAGGCACGGTTGGTCAGATGAATATTATCTGGATAGAACTTCAAAAATAACGATCACGTCAGTGAAGGATAAAACTGGCCTATGCATTCAAACAGGAAATATGGCGAGAGTGTATGCTGATCTGTTGAAACTTCAGGCTCTCTTTTCTCGGAGAACAATAGACTCTGGAATTCTTATACTTGCTACTGTAAAATGCGGTAGGCAATTTGGAGGAAACGTAGCATCATATGAGCGAGTTCTTCGTGAGCTGGATATATTTGACAAGGTGGTCACTATGCCGCTGGTGGTTATCGGTTTTAACAACGAAATTTAA
- a CDS encoding DEAD/DEAH box helicase: protein MAEGKIMKWIIDYDGVRDSAIVLTDSTEDILWSTFIRIMSTFSTSFQQQGKQLFIPIRTFLSLRRNIAQFLTNHHDEISVSFTNSISEKLSRINTRSYNTALKSTPLSKDVVLNKLRAIGFRRELTDNQLRNVCKLGSLPAGASFSVPGAGKTTEALAYYFYNAKVNDKLLVVAPKNAFGAWEEQIQDCVGDLQLQFIRLRGGYTAIDRLLRDKPKLMLITYQQYARVTDIINRYLEQNSVFMFLDESHRIKSGFHGVTPEAILSSCTLPVRKLILSGTPMPQSVADLIPQFTFLYPDRQTDADSVVHQIQPVYVRTTKAELGLPEVNRKTVMLDMSSLQLEIYRSLKSEMKRQLIPILSDASKSSLRELGKRIIKVVQFVSNPSLLASDMDYVFDQRIGELLAKTDGPKIDYACNRAMELASQGKKVIIWSQFVRNVEIISDRLKFLGADFIHGGVDTGDEEESDTREWKIKQFHENPEKMVLVANPAAASEGISLHKICQNAIYVDRSFNAAHYLQSEDRIHRLGLKPDQHPEVEILECKNTIDQVIDRRLRQKINLMAQSLNDTSLNVDTVHYDPDIDVEESLSIDDIEEIERYFGDDSL, encoded by the coding sequence ATGGCTGAAGGAAAGATAATGAAATGGATTATTGATTATGACGGGGTCCGGGATTCTGCCATAGTATTAACTGATTCTACAGAGGATATTCTGTGGAGCACATTTATCCGGATCATGTCTACTTTCTCGACATCTTTTCAGCAACAGGGAAAGCAATTATTTATTCCCATAAGGACTTTCCTTTCCTTGCGGAGGAATATTGCTCAATTTCTCACTAATCACCATGATGAGATATCCGTTTCCTTCACTAATTCTATCAGCGAGAAGTTATCGAGAATAAACACCAGGTCTTACAATACCGCATTGAAATCTACGCCCTTAAGCAAGGATGTGGTACTTAATAAATTGCGGGCAATTGGATTCCGTCGTGAACTTACAGATAATCAATTGCGAAATGTGTGTAAACTCGGTTCCTTGCCAGCAGGGGCATCGTTCTCTGTACCTGGAGCAGGCAAAACGACGGAAGCGCTTGCCTATTATTTTTATAATGCAAAAGTCAACGACAAGCTGCTTGTTGTCGCACCTAAAAATGCATTTGGCGCATGGGAAGAGCAAATACAGGATTGTGTGGGGGACCTTCAATTGCAGTTCATTCGTCTTCGTGGTGGATATACCGCAATTGACAGGCTATTAAGAGATAAACCTAAGCTTATGCTCATTACATACCAGCAGTACGCAAGGGTGACGGATATTATCAATCGTTATCTAGAGCAGAATTCGGTCTTTATGTTTCTTGATGAAAGTCACCGAATTAAAAGTGGCTTTCATGGAGTTACTCCTGAAGCTATTCTCTCTTCTTGTACTCTGCCAGTACGTAAACTGATTCTCAGTGGTACGCCTATGCCGCAAAGTGTAGCGGATCTAATTCCGCAGTTCACTTTTTTATATCCAGACAGGCAAACCGATGCAGATTCAGTCGTCCATCAAATACAACCGGTGTATGTGCGAACCACAAAAGCAGAACTCGGATTGCCTGAAGTAAACCGCAAAACTGTAATGCTGGATATGTCCTCATTACAGCTAGAAATATATAGGTCCTTAAAGTCCGAAATGAAGCGGCAGCTTATTCCCATACTTTCCGATGCGTCCAAATCCTCACTTCGGGAACTCGGAAAACGGATCATAAAAGTAGTTCAGTTTGTGTCCAATCCTTCGCTGTTAGCCTCTGATATGGACTATGTGTTTGATCAGAGGATAGGAGAATTATTAGCAAAAACTGATGGGCCAAAAATAGATTATGCTTGTAATAGAGCGATGGAGTTAGCCTCGCAAGGCAAGAAAGTCATCATCTGGTCCCAGTTTGTGAGAAACGTTGAAATAATAAGTGATCGATTAAAGTTCCTTGGGGCAGATTTTATCCATGGTGGAGTCGATACTGGTGACGAGGAAGAAAGCGATACTCGTGAATGGAAGATTAAGCAATTTCATGAAAATCCTGAAAAAATGGTATTAGTAGCTAATCCTGCTGCAGCTTCTGAAGGAATTAGCTTACATAAGATCTGCCAAAATGCAATATATGTAGATAGATCATTTAATGCTGCGCACTACCTTCAATCTGAGGATCGTATACATAGGCTTGGGCTTAAACCTGATCAGCATCCGGAAGTAGAGATACTTGAATGTAAAAATACGATAGATCAAGTGATAGATCGTCGTTTGAGACAAAAAATAAATCTGATGGCGCAGTCATTAAATGATACTTCTTTAAATGTTGATACGGTTCACTATGATCCGGACATTGATGTTGAAGAGTCCTTATCTATTGATGATATAGAAGAAATCGAGCGATACTTTGGAGACGATAGTCTATGA
- a CDS encoding DUF3883 domain-containing protein, with translation MKKYISDSLISEALLVMRAMKQYGCYTIAQINNMKMYYGINKDAALSLAEQCNWIVLKNETTYEITNYGENLLQNFNGMELRLSLYRDILKKYIVTCKPIWARKIPYGRNEAYQIMSDEEQVCFKKAGLMGTPVTLEEVEWWDSLAERERQEIERKQDDVGRKGEKLTIRYEHLRTQAKPIWESIESNLAGFDIISQVSDTNTKQILIEVKSSTHGLQDAFLYVSHNEWNFASAAYNQERYYFYLWLLETTPQLAVISYPDMLKHIPFNNGLGEWNEVSIPFAAFKDDFSPRDI, from the coding sequence ATGAAAAAATATATTTCAGACAGCTTAATCTCTGAAGCTTTACTCGTGATGAGAGCTATGAAGCAGTACGGTTGTTACACTATAGCTCAAATTAATAACATGAAGATGTATTATGGAATAAACAAGGATGCGGCCCTTAGTCTGGCTGAGCAATGTAACTGGATTGTTCTAAAAAATGAGACCACGTATGAGATCACTAATTATGGTGAAAATTTGCTACAGAACTTTAATGGTATGGAGCTTCGATTGAGCCTGTATAGAGACATTTTAAAGAAATACATTGTTACCTGTAAACCAATATGGGCCCGAAAAATCCCTTATGGTCGTAATGAGGCTTATCAGATTATGTCTGATGAGGAACAAGTATGTTTTAAAAAAGCCGGACTTATGGGTACCCCCGTTACTCTTGAAGAGGTGGAGTGGTGGGATTCACTTGCTGAGCGAGAACGGCAGGAGATAGAAAGAAAACAAGACGATGTTGGACGTAAAGGAGAAAAATTAACTATCCGATATGAACACCTTAGGACACAGGCTAAGCCTATTTGGGAATCTATTGAATCAAATCTCGCTGGATTCGACATCATTTCCCAGGTTAGCGATACAAACACAAAACAGATATTGATAGAGGTTAAATCATCAACTCATGGATTACAAGATGCATTTCTCTATGTATCCCATAACGAATGGAACTTTGCTTCAGCAGCATATAATCAAGAACGCTATTATTTCTACTTGTGGTTGTTAGAAACAACCCCGCAGTTAGCTGTAATTTCTTATCCGGATATGTTAAAACACATACCTTTTAACAATGGCTTGGGCGAATGGAATGAGGTAAGTATACCATTTGCTGCCTTTAAAGATGATTTCAGTCCACGAGATATTTGA
- a CDS encoding IS256 family transposase: MKVYQENKGSVNESIEIINSTVLHEKARYGLMELSMALGLDVMRMMLEEDVAQYAGPKGKHNTEERTGYRHGTDKTTVVMGGKKVRVDRPRVRAIDGSGELPLETLSLFQSEDPLNKAIMAKLLSGVSTRKYSRTVEGDTADAVCTSKSEVSRRFIEGMDSLMQEFFTRTLDQDYPVMMIDGLELGKLTVLAAMGIDSDGRKRILGIAEGGSENSTVVKGLLEDLIHRGLDAARPRLYVLDGGKALHKAVTDIFGTEALVQRCQVHKKRNVLSYLPESEQANVSVAMTMAYREFEYEAAKGKLMSIANNLEYRYPKAAASLLEGLEETLTVHRIKIPGMLRETLCSTNPMESANSACRGIIRRVSNFRDGGMALRHAAAGFIEAERGFRRIKGYKQLPMLIATLATQSTGTSEIKTA; this comes from the coding sequence ATGAAAGTATATCAGGAGAACAAGGGATCCGTCAATGAGAGTATCGAAATAATAAACAGCACCGTACTACATGAAAAAGCGCGCTATGGGTTGATGGAACTCTCGATGGCGCTGGGTCTTGATGTCATGCGGATGATGTTGGAAGAAGATGTAGCACAGTACGCCGGCCCCAAAGGAAAGCACAATACGGAGGAGCGCACCGGATACCGCCACGGTACCGACAAGACTACAGTGGTCATGGGCGGCAAGAAGGTTAGGGTAGACCGCCCCAGGGTTAGGGCCATTGATGGCAGTGGTGAACTACCACTGGAAACACTCAGCTTGTTTCAATCCGAAGATCCGTTAAACAAGGCAATCATGGCAAAGCTGCTTTCAGGAGTAAGCACACGGAAATATTCCCGCACAGTGGAAGGAGACACCGCAGATGCGGTATGCACAAGCAAGAGTGAGGTCAGCCGGCGGTTCATCGAAGGCATGGACAGCCTTATGCAGGAATTCTTCACACGAACGCTGGACCAGGATTATCCGGTTATGATGATCGATGGCCTGGAACTCGGGAAGCTGACCGTACTGGCCGCCATGGGTATAGACAGCGATGGCAGAAAGCGCATCTTAGGGATTGCTGAAGGTGGCTCTGAAAACAGTACCGTTGTAAAAGGCTTGCTGGAAGACTTGATTCATAGAGGACTGGATGCTGCTCGCCCAAGGCTTTATGTGCTGGACGGTGGAAAAGCCCTCCACAAAGCTGTTACGGATATATTCGGCACAGAAGCTCTCGTTCAGCGCTGCCAGGTGCACAAGAAACGTAACGTACTGTCATACCTCCCGGAATCGGAGCAGGCGAATGTATCTGTCGCTATGACCATGGCTTACAGGGAGTTCGAGTATGAGGCCGCTAAAGGCAAGCTTATGAGCATTGCCAATAACCTGGAGTATCGATATCCAAAAGCAGCAGCAAGCCTTCTGGAAGGGCTTGAGGAGACATTGACAGTGCACCGGATCAAGATCCCCGGCATGCTTCGTGAAACATTGTGCAGCACGAACCCTATGGAATCAGCCAACTCCGCCTGCCGTGGTATCATCCGCAGGGTGTCTAACTTCAGAGATGGCGGAATGGCTCTCCGACACGCAGCGGCCGGCTTCATTGAAGCAGAACGTGGATTCCGTAGAATCAAAGGGTACAAGCAATTGCCAATGCTCATAGCAACACTTGCTACTCAATCAACCGGTACTTCAGAAATCAAAACTGCATAA
- a CDS encoding response regulator has product MSMSLYVIDDEYLVRLGIRETIEWEKYGFSVVGEASDGKHALDEVLRLKPDVILTDIRMPFMDGLEFMRLIREKGLDSKVVVLSGYAEFEYAKSALDNGASSYLLKPIDNDKLIRIVTRLGKEITQQRKKQKQYDGLKEGIPVLREKFFQDLLGGKYEDQDVIQEKSRLLGITYEGNHLVILIRMDHEAGLSDAVPRDPRVPGSPTGGEDSSVENLLTRQVPDIWGRDGMLIPWKPGQWMILLSVSNPSDSTISHVKKKCLEMIGELENACNTSFSVGISGICRAWTDLPLGSRQANEASEVKWMPGINSVVSYEEMDDTDSRGDRSGCHREIRSALEYIRDHYSEDITIEDTAEAVYLSPNYLMHLFRSELGRTFNQCLTGYRMEMARKLLKNPKYRINQVSGMVGYQDAKYFSQLFRKATGMLPKDYMRQK; this is encoded by the coding sequence ATGAGTATGAGCTTGTACGTAATAGACGATGAATATCTGGTGCGGCTTGGAATCCGTGAGACCATCGAGTGGGAGAAATATGGGTTTTCCGTCGTCGGGGAAGCATCGGACGGAAAGCATGCATTGGATGAAGTGCTCAGGCTGAAGCCGGATGTCATACTGACGGATATCCGTATGCCGTTTATGGATGGACTGGAGTTTATGCGGCTGATCCGGGAAAAAGGTCTGGACTCTAAGGTCGTTGTCCTGTCAGGGTATGCAGAATTTGAATATGCAAAATCCGCTCTGGACAACGGAGCCTCTTCTTATCTCCTGAAACCCATCGATAATGACAAGCTGATTCGGATTGTCACCCGGCTGGGGAAGGAGATCACGCAGCAGCGGAAAAAGCAGAAGCAATATGATGGGCTGAAAGAAGGAATCCCCGTGCTTCGTGAGAAGTTCTTTCAGGACCTGCTGGGCGGTAAATATGAAGATCAAGATGTGATTCAGGAAAAAAGCAGATTGCTTGGCATTACCTATGAGGGGAATCATCTGGTCATTCTGATCCGGATGGATCATGAAGCAGGACTATCAGATGCAGTTCCCCGGGATCCAAGGGTTCCGGGAAGTCCCACTGGCGGAGAAGACTCATCTGTGGAAAATCTTCTGACCCGTCAGGTGCCAGACATCTGGGGCAGGGATGGGATGTTGATTCCCTGGAAACCGGGCCAATGGATGATTCTTTTATCTGTTTCCAATCCTTCTGATTCGACGATTTCCCATGTGAAGAAAAAGTGTCTGGAAATGATTGGCGAACTGGAGAATGCCTGCAATACTTCTTTTTCTGTCGGGATCAGCGGCATATGCCGGGCGTGGACGGATCTTCCCCTCGGAAGCCGCCAGGCGAATGAAGCTTCAGAGGTGAAATGGATGCCGGGTATCAACAGCGTCGTATCCTATGAGGAAATGGACGATACAGATTCCCGGGGAGATCGGAGCGGCTGCCACCGAGAGATACGAAGCGCTCTGGAGTATATCAGGGACCATTATTCCGAGGATATTACCATAGAGGACACAGCGGAGGCGGTTTATCTCAGCCCAAATTATCTGATGCATCTTTTCCGTTCGGAACTGGGCAGGACTTTTAATCAGTGTCTGACCGGATACCGCATGGAAATGGCGAGGAAGCTCCTGAAGAACCCAAAATACCGGATCAATCAGGTTTCCGGAATGGTTGGATATCAGGATGCAAAATATTTCAGTCAGCTGTTCCGGAAAGCAACGGGAATGCTACCGAAGGACTATATGCGGCAAAAGTGA